The following are from one region of the Halomonas qaidamensis genome:
- the trkA gene encoding Trk system potassium transporter TrkA, whose protein sequence is MKIIILGAGQVGGTLAEHLAREENDITVVDTDGARLRELHTKLDIRTVTGAGSYPMVLRQAGCEDADMLIAVTNTDEVNMIACQVAHTLFRTPTKIARVRSTAYLTRKGLFAHEAIPIDVLISPEQVVTDHVRRLIEHPGALQVLEFAGGLVQLVAVKAFYGGPLVGQDLAFLAKHMPNVETRVAAIYRRNRPIIPRGDTVIEADDEVFFLAARRDIRAVMSELRRVERDFRRVVIAGGGNIGERLAEHLEHSHQVKIIEHSLERCTALSERLDRTVVLHGSATSKRLLEEENIEECDIFCALTNDDEVNIMSSLLAKRLGAKKVLTLINNAAYVDLVQGGEIDIAISPQQATIGSLLTHVRRGDIVNVHSLRRGAAEAIEAIAHGDKQSSKVVGRTIAEINLPEGTTIGAIVRGKEVIIGHGDVMVESGDHVILFVIDKRRIRDVERLFQVGLTFF, encoded by the coding sequence ATGAAAATCATCATTCTCGGCGCCGGCCAGGTCGGCGGCACCTTAGCGGAGCATCTTGCTCGCGAGGAAAACGATATTACCGTCGTCGATACTGACGGAGCTAGGCTACGCGAATTACACACCAAGCTGGATATACGCACCGTTACCGGAGCGGGGTCTTATCCTATGGTGCTGCGCCAAGCAGGCTGTGAAGATGCCGATATGTTGATTGCGGTGACCAACACCGACGAAGTCAATATGATCGCCTGCCAAGTCGCCCACACGCTATTTCGTACCCCCACCAAAATTGCCCGCGTACGTTCAACCGCCTACCTCACCCGTAAAGGGTTATTCGCCCACGAAGCGATTCCTATTGATGTACTGATCAGCCCTGAACAAGTGGTCACGGATCATGTGCGCCGCCTGATTGAGCACCCCGGTGCGTTGCAGGTGTTAGAGTTTGCCGGTGGTTTGGTGCAATTGGTGGCGGTCAAGGCGTTCTACGGAGGCCCACTGGTAGGGCAAGATTTAGCCTTTTTAGCCAAGCACATGCCCAATGTGGAAACACGCGTCGCCGCGATTTACCGCCGCAATCGGCCGATCATTCCCCGTGGCGATACGGTGATTGAAGCCGACGACGAAGTGTTTTTCCTGGCGGCACGGCGCGATATTCGCGCGGTAATGAGCGAACTACGCCGCGTTGAACGGGATTTTCGGCGGGTGGTGATTGCCGGTGGGGGCAATATCGGTGAACGCTTGGCCGAACACCTGGAGCACAGCCACCAGGTCAAAATTATCGAGCACAGTTTAGAGCGCTGTACCGCGCTTTCCGAACGGCTTGACCGTACAGTGGTACTTCACGGCAGCGCTACCAGCAAGCGGCTGCTGGAAGAAGAGAACATCGAAGAGTGCGATATCTTTTGTGCTCTGACCAACGACGACGAGGTTAATATTATGTCGTCGCTGCTGGCCAAACGCTTGGGAGCCAAAAAGGTACTCACGCTGATTAACAACGCTGCCTACGTAGATTTGGTTCAGGGGGGCGAAATCGATATCGCCATTTCGCCCCAGCAAGCGACCATCGGCAGCCTGCTTACCCACGTTCGCCGTGGCGATATCGTTAACGTCCATTCGCTTCGCCGTGGCGCGGCGGAAGCCATCGAGGCTATCGCCCATGGTGATAAGCAGTCGTCCAAGGTCGTGGGCCGCACCATTGCTGAGATCAATCTGCCCGAAGGCACCACTATAGGTGCCATTGTACGAGGCAAAGAGGTCATCATTGGCCATGGGGATGTGATGGTCGAGAGCGGCGACCACGTAATTCTGTTTGTGATCGATAAGCGGCGCATCCGTGACGTGGAACGCCTATTCCAAGTCGGTTTAACGTTCTTTTAG
- the def gene encoding peptide deformylase, translated as MAKLPILEFPDERLRTKAAPVETVDDEVRQLVDDMLETMYDARGIGLAATQIDVHRRVVVMDVSDDNSQPLVLINPRYEPIGDEKEPLSEGCLSIPEYYAEVPRYLKVTLNALDRNGEPYELEADGLLAHCIQHEYDHLEGVLFVDYLSPLKRDRVMKKMQKRHKLLHDA; from the coding sequence ATGGCCAAACTTCCTATTCTCGAATTCCCCGACGAGCGTCTGCGCACCAAGGCCGCACCGGTGGAAACCGTTGACGATGAGGTCCGCCAGCTCGTCGACGATATGTTGGAGACCATGTACGACGCGCGTGGCATCGGCCTTGCAGCGACACAGATCGATGTACATCGTCGCGTCGTAGTAATGGATGTCAGCGACGATAACTCGCAGCCGCTGGTGCTTATTAATCCGCGCTACGAACCCATTGGTGATGAAAAAGAACCCCTTTCTGAAGGTTGCCTATCAATTCCGGAATACTACGCGGAAGTACCGCGTTATTTAAAAGTAACGCTGAACGCACTAGATCGTAACGGTGAACCTTATGAACTGGAAGCCGACGGTTTATTAGCTCACTGCATCCAGCATGAGTATGACCACCTGGAAGGCGTGCTATTTGTTGACTATTTATCACCTTTGAAACGTGACCGTGTGATGAAAAAGATGCAGAAACGCCACAAACTATTACACGACGCATAA
- the rsmB gene encoding 16S rRNA (cytosine(967)-C(5))-methyltransferase RsmB — MSQNRPPKGGSGQEVRAAAARALVPILTDQGSLAGLDEHSVIARDRSLLKELCYGTCRRLPRLEALANSLLKQPFKKRDSDVHALLLVGIYQLLYMRIPAHAAVGETAGAARLLGKEWATRVLNGCLRRLQRESEELQAIVDRDENVALEHPPWLLNALRSAWPEQWRAIAEANNEPGPMTLRVNQRHNDRESYLQQLTEQGLSGHLCLHAPDGITLDTPCDVTILPGFEEGHVSVQDEAAQLSAALLGPALAPRPGAHVLDACCAPGGKTAHLLEQFDIALTAIDSDNQRLGRVDDTLNRLGLTAELQHADATQQEWWSGTPFDAILLDAPCSGTGVIRRHPDIKKLRRKEDIRQLAKLQRQLLDNLWTLLRPGGTLLYATCSVLPEENAEQIDAFLARTPDAKVTTPSDVAWGEPSGQGRQLFPAQSGHDGFFYARLEKHVA; from the coding sequence ATGAGCCAGAATCGCCCACCCAAAGGCGGCAGTGGCCAGGAAGTACGCGCTGCAGCCGCCCGTGCGCTAGTGCCGATATTAACTGATCAAGGCTCACTCGCTGGGTTAGATGAGCATAGCGTTATCGCCCGCGACCGCAGCTTATTAAAAGAGCTTTGCTACGGCACCTGTCGGCGCTTGCCACGCTTAGAAGCACTGGCCAACTCTCTGCTCAAACAGCCTTTTAAGAAGCGTGATAGTGATGTTCACGCCTTGTTATTGGTAGGCATCTACCAGCTGCTTTATATGCGCATTCCGGCTCATGCCGCAGTCGGTGAAACTGCAGGTGCCGCTCGTCTGTTGGGCAAAGAGTGGGCCACCCGGGTGCTTAATGGCTGCCTGCGTCGCCTTCAGCGTGAATCCGAGGAGCTTCAAGCCATCGTCGACCGCGATGAAAACGTTGCTCTGGAGCACCCGCCCTGGCTTCTCAACGCGTTGCGCAGCGCCTGGCCTGAACAGTGGCGAGCGATTGCGGAAGCGAATAACGAACCAGGCCCCATGACGCTGAGAGTTAATCAGCGCCACAATGACCGTGAAAGCTATTTACAGCAGCTCACTGAACAGGGATTAAGTGGACACCTATGCTTACATGCGCCAGATGGCATCACCCTGGATACACCCTGTGATGTCACCATACTTCCCGGCTTTGAAGAGGGTCATGTCAGCGTTCAAGACGAGGCAGCACAGCTTTCTGCCGCGCTGCTTGGCCCTGCTTTAGCACCACGCCCAGGTGCGCACGTTCTCGATGCTTGCTGTGCACCTGGCGGTAAAACTGCCCACCTATTAGAGCAGTTTGATATTGCGCTGACGGCCATTGATAGTGACAACCAGCGCCTAGGGCGTGTAGACGACACACTGAACCGCTTAGGTTTGACCGCAGAACTACAGCACGCCGATGCTACTCAGCAGGAGTGGTGGAGCGGCACTCCTTTTGACGCCATCTTGCTCGATGCTCCCTGCTCTGGCACAGGCGTTATTCGTCGTCATCCCGATATTAAAAAGCTGCGCCGTAAAGAGGATATTCGCCAACTCGCCAAGCTACAGCGGCAGTTATTAGATAACCTATGGACGTTACTACGCCCGGGCGGCACCTTACTTTACGCTACCTGTTCGGTACTGCCTGAAGAAAACGCAGAGCAGATTGATGCGTTTCTTGCCCGCACGCCGGATGCAAAAGTTACCACCCCAAGCGATGTCGCCTGGGGGGAACCCAGTGGCCAAGGCCGCCAACTGTTTCCCGCGCAAAGCGGCCATGATGGCTTTTTTTATGCCAGACTAGAGAAGCACGTTGCGTAA
- a CDS encoding L-threonylcarbamoyladenylate synthase has product MKSAVDVKEAVRALKAGGVIACPTEAVWGLSCDPDNDEALAHLMRMKERDPAKGVIIVAASIQQFQPWLNQLPLALHAPLAASWPGPNTWLVPDNGRSHGLVRGAHQSVALRVTDHPLMKALCEAFGGPLVSTSANRAGDPPAMSAEEVSTIFGEEVAAIVAGELGGNAKPSTIRDLLTGKIMRS; this is encoded by the coding sequence ATGAAATCGGCTGTTGACGTTAAAGAAGCGGTACGTGCTTTGAAAGCGGGTGGCGTTATCGCCTGCCCCACCGAAGCAGTCTGGGGGCTGAGCTGTGACCCCGATAACGATGAAGCGCTAGCGCACCTGATGCGGATGAAGGAGCGTGACCCCGCCAAAGGCGTCATTATCGTTGCTGCAAGTATTCAGCAATTTCAGCCCTGGCTAAACCAACTGCCGCTAGCTTTGCATGCACCCTTAGCCGCCAGTTGGCCCGGCCCTAATACTTGGCTAGTGCCTGACAATGGTCGCAGCCATGGGTTAGTACGCGGAGCCCATCAGAGTGTGGCATTGCGGGTGACCGATCACCCGCTGATGAAGGCTCTCTGTGAGGCCTTTGGTGGCCCGCTCGTCTCTACCTCTGCTAATCGTGCGGGCGATCCTCCCGCCATGAGCGCCGAGGAAGTGTCGACTATTTTTGGTGAAGAGGTTGCCGCGATTGTCGCAGGTGAGCTTGGGGGCAACGCAAAGCCCAGCACCATTAGAGACTTGCTAACCGGCAAAATAATGCGTTCTTAG
- a CDS encoding dodecin: MSHHTYKHIELTGSSEKGIEEAVQNALAKASETVKHMRWLEVTDTRGHIEDGRVAHWQVTIKVGFTLE, encoded by the coding sequence ATGAGTCATCATACTTATAAGCATATCGAGCTAACCGGTTCTTCCGAGAAAGGTATTGAGGAAGCCGTGCAAAATGCCCTCGCCAAAGCCTCTGAAACCGTCAAACATATGCGCTGGCTCGAAGTAACTGATACCCGCGGCCATATTGAAGACGGCCGTGTAGCTCACTGGCAGGTCACGATAAAAGTCGGTTTTACACTCGAGTAA
- the hemF gene encoding oxygen-dependent coproporphyrinogen oxidase — translation MAHEHLDDVKHYLLDLQERLCAGLAAADGKAAFKEDSWQREEGGGGRSRVIEEGAVFEKGGVNFSHVYGAQLPPSATAARPELAGRSFHAVGVSWVLHPENPNVPTSHGNVRFFIAEKQGEPPVWWFGGGFDLTPYYPVFEDVVHWHRVAQAACLPFGEDVYPRYKAWCDEYFYLKHREETRGVGGLFFDDLNEGGFDNCFAFQRAIGDSFLDAYVPIVERRKGDAWSEKERDFQLYRRGRYVEFNLVWDRGTLFGLQSGGRTESILMSMPPLARWEYAFTPLEGSREAQLHDYLVPRDWLAEAAQQGTA, via the coding sequence GTGGCCCACGAGCACCTAGACGACGTTAAACATTACCTTCTGGACCTGCAAGAAAGGTTGTGCGCAGGGCTTGCCGCTGCTGACGGAAAAGCGGCGTTTAAAGAAGATAGCTGGCAGCGTGAAGAAGGCGGCGGCGGGCGTTCGAGAGTCATCGAAGAAGGAGCTGTTTTCGAGAAAGGCGGTGTTAACTTCTCCCATGTTTACGGTGCCCAGCTGCCCCCCTCGGCGACAGCGGCACGGCCAGAGCTTGCCGGGCGCAGTTTTCATGCGGTTGGTGTTTCCTGGGTACTCCATCCTGAAAACCCTAATGTGCCGACAAGCCACGGAAATGTGCGTTTTTTTATCGCTGAAAAACAGGGTGAACCACCGGTATGGTGGTTCGGTGGCGGCTTTGATTTAACACCTTATTACCCGGTGTTTGAAGATGTTGTGCATTGGCATCGGGTTGCCCAGGCTGCTTGCCTGCCATTTGGCGAAGACGTTTATCCGCGTTACAAAGCGTGGTGCGACGAGTACTTCTATCTTAAGCATCGCGAAGAAACACGTGGTGTGGGCGGGCTGTTTTTCGATGACTTGAATGAGGGCGGCTTCGACAACTGTTTTGCGTTTCAGCGTGCGATAGGCGACAGCTTTCTAGATGCCTACGTGCCGATTGTGGAACGCCGTAAGGGTGATGCATGGAGCGAAAAAGAGCGTGATTTTCAGTTATATCGTCGTGGTCGGTATGTGGAATTTAACCTAGTGTGGGACAGGGGAACGCTGTTTGGCCTGCAAAGTGGCGGGCGCACTGAGTCTATCTTAATGTCGATGCCGCCGCTGGCCCGCTGGGAGTACGCATTTACACCCCTTGAAGGTAGTCGCGAGGCGCAATTGCATGACTACCTCGTGCCCCGTGACTGGCTTGCTGAGGCCGCTCAGCAAGGTACTGCATAA
- the dprA gene encoding DNA-processing protein DprA has product MDAKEWLVVNELPGMGALRTAALVAKQPQWPHGWLAGLPSNAATALRLWLTQPDRSPLQQAVDHSFAWLNAAPNRHLLHRNHPAWPELLNQLPDPPVVLWAQGDLSALEGPKLAMVGTRRPTSEGSGNAQAFARELVNRGWCIVSGMALGVDGVAQRAALAAGGQSIAVLGCGVDVIYPPSHRELHEQLSNVPGGLLLSEHPPGTGARPAFFPRRNRIVTGLALGTLVVEATEKSGSLVSARLTLEQDRELFALPGSLHNVQARGCLQLLRSGATLVRHVDDIVDELQHWSERYMPSIPRAIAENTSLDLPIDNDELKDNVLSALGATPTPIDLLVQSAGITVSECQQRLLMLELDGKVAQQAGGWVRLTRSW; this is encoded by the coding sequence ATGGATGCCAAGGAGTGGTTAGTGGTGAATGAGCTTCCTGGTATGGGGGCGCTTCGCACCGCAGCGCTGGTCGCCAAGCAGCCGCAATGGCCCCATGGCTGGCTTGCTGGGCTGCCCAGCAACGCCGCTACTGCCCTGAGGCTTTGGTTAACGCAGCCAGATCGCAGCCCGCTGCAGCAGGCAGTCGACCACTCCTTCGCATGGTTAAACGCCGCGCCTAATCGGCATTTACTTCATCGTAATCATCCAGCATGGCCAGAGCTGCTCAACCAATTGCCAGACCCACCTGTGGTGCTATGGGCACAAGGTGATCTTAGCGCACTAGAGGGCCCAAAGCTTGCCATGGTGGGAACACGACGCCCCACGTCTGAAGGTAGCGGTAATGCTCAGGCGTTTGCTCGAGAACTGGTTAATCGCGGCTGGTGTATTGTCAGTGGCATGGCGCTAGGGGTGGATGGCGTTGCACAGCGCGCCGCGTTAGCGGCCGGTGGGCAATCGATTGCAGTACTTGGCTGCGGCGTTGATGTGATTTACCCGCCAAGCCATCGTGAGTTACATGAACAGCTAAGCAATGTGCCGGGAGGCTTGCTGTTATCAGAACATCCGCCGGGGACTGGCGCTCGACCAGCTTTTTTCCCTCGTCGGAACCGAATTGTGACGGGCCTTGCATTAGGTACGTTAGTGGTCGAAGCGACGGAGAAGAGTGGCTCGTTGGTCAGTGCAAGACTAACGCTGGAGCAAGATCGGGAACTGTTTGCACTACCCGGCTCGTTGCATAATGTACAGGCTCGCGGTTGTCTGCAGTTATTGCGCAGTGGCGCGACGTTGGTACGTCATGTGGACGATATTGTAGACGAATTGCAGCATTGGTCTGAACGCTATATGCCTAGCATTCCGCGTGCTATCGCTGAAAACACAAGTCTTGACTTGCCTATCGATAACGATGAGCTCAAAGACAATGTACTAAGCGCGCTGGGAGCAACGCCAACGCCCATTGATCTATTGGTTCAGAGTGCGGGCATCACGGTCAGTGAATGTCAGCAGCGATTACTCATGCTGGAGCTTGATGGCAAAGTGGCGCAGCAAGCGGGCGGCTGGGTGCGTTTGACACGCTCATGGTAG
- the fmt gene encoding methionyl-tRNA formyltransferase, with protein MSQLRVVFAGTPDFAASSLAAVLESQHQVVAVYTQPDRPAGRGRKLTPSPVKQLALEHGLPVYQPVSLKDTDAQAELAALNADVMVVVAYGLLLPQAVLDTPRLGCINVHASLLPRWRGAAPIQRAIEAGDSASGVTIMQMDAGLDTGAMLYEVRTPITPRTTGGDLHDRLAIQGANALVNVLDMLDSDDLAATPQPDEGVTYAAKLSKAEAELDFHQPAERLARKIRAFNPWPVAWCTLGSDRLRLLMASVEPGEQPASPPGTLLEHGEDHLRIACGEQGQEVLCVTRAQLPGGKAMAVRDLLNARQTPLTVGARLGHAAAHQGVSE; from the coding sequence ATGTCACAGTTGCGCGTTGTTTTTGCTGGCACGCCTGATTTCGCCGCTTCAAGCCTTGCTGCCGTACTCGAAAGTCAGCATCAGGTAGTAGCGGTATATACCCAACCAGACCGCCCCGCAGGCCGCGGGCGCAAACTCACCCCCAGCCCCGTCAAGCAGCTTGCGCTTGAGCATGGGCTACCGGTCTATCAGCCCGTCAGTTTAAAAGACACTGATGCCCAAGCGGAGCTGGCAGCATTAAATGCCGACGTAATGGTCGTGGTGGCTTATGGGTTACTGCTACCTCAGGCGGTACTCGATACTCCCCGTTTAGGCTGCATCAACGTGCACGCGTCGCTGCTACCACGCTGGCGAGGTGCTGCTCCCATCCAGCGCGCTATTGAAGCTGGTGATAGCGCATCAGGCGTTACCATTATGCAGATGGATGCGGGCCTAGATACCGGCGCTATGCTGTATGAAGTTCGCACGCCGATCACTCCCCGCACCACGGGCGGTGACTTGCATGACCGGCTAGCCATTCAAGGGGCGAATGCGCTGGTGAACGTGCTCGACATGTTAGACAGCGACGACCTAGCAGCAACGCCGCAGCCTGACGAGGGAGTTACCTACGCTGCCAAACTCAGTAAGGCTGAAGCCGAGCTGGATTTTCACCAGCCCGCTGAACGGCTGGCACGCAAAATCCGCGCCTTTAACCCCTGGCCTGTGGCGTGGTGCACGCTAGGTAGTGATCGCTTACGTTTGTTGATGGCCAGCGTTGAACCCGGCGAACAACCCGCTTCGCCGCCAGGCACGCTGCTGGAACATGGCGAAGATCACCTGCGCATCGCCTGTGGCGAGCAAGGCCAAGAAGTGCTGTGCGTTACCCGCGCCCAACTGCCTGGTGGTAAAGCAATGGCTGTGCGCGACCTGCTTAACGCCCGTCAAACCCCGCTTACCGTCGGCGCTCGCCTTGGGCACGCCGCCGCTCATCAAGGAGTTAGTGAATGA
- a CDS encoding peptidoglycan-binding protein: MSLASLTLMITAAFAWETPQRVVKLSPQMRTVPQQETMAPLPMEAVRAFLREHRVIEPGEPPQELAYVVGGENQRLMSGAGDTLYARGELPARAHLGVYRMGEAYVSATGAPLGTELINIGEVRQLSSEGGIARLEVLSAYQEVRNNDILLPLDSLWPDAQSSEVSFQPRLPLNNIAGQIIAVPGGVRFIGRLQIVALDIGTQNGLQPGHVLHVGQQGELVNDPRTQELLQLPTTDAGKVMIVKPYSQMSYALVMQASRVLAVGDKVGTPTP, translated from the coding sequence GTGTCGTTGGCAAGTTTGACGCTCATGATAACCGCTGCGTTTGCCTGGGAAACACCGCAACGGGTGGTAAAGCTTTCACCTCAGATGCGTACCGTTCCCCAACAAGAGACGATGGCGCCGCTTCCTATGGAGGCAGTCCGGGCATTTTTGCGTGAACACCGAGTAATAGAGCCAGGTGAACCCCCGCAAGAACTGGCTTACGTTGTGGGAGGGGAAAATCAACGATTGATGAGTGGTGCCGGCGATACGTTATATGCGCGGGGAGAGCTGCCTGCCAGAGCACATTTGGGGGTTTATCGGATGGGTGAGGCGTATGTTTCTGCTACTGGTGCGCCGTTGGGTACGGAGTTAATTAATATTGGTGAAGTGCGCCAGCTCAGCAGTGAAGGCGGAATTGCACGCTTAGAAGTACTCAGTGCTTACCAGGAAGTACGTAACAACGATATTTTGCTACCGCTAGACTCCCTGTGGCCTGACGCTCAGTCGTCAGAAGTTAGCTTTCAGCCTCGTTTACCGTTGAACAATATCGCTGGCCAGATTATTGCGGTACCTGGCGGAGTACGCTTTATTGGACGCTTACAAATAGTGGCACTGGATATCGGTACTCAGAATGGTTTGCAGCCCGGACATGTGTTGCACGTTGGGCAGCAGGGGGAGCTTGTTAATGACCCGCGTACTCAAGAGTTGCTGCAGCTACCCACGACTGATGCAGGCAAGGTAATGATCGTTAAACCCTATAGCCAGATGAGCTATGCCTTGGTGATGCAGGCTTCCAGGGTGCTAGCTGTTGGTGACAAGGTGGGCACGCCAACGCCATAA
- a CDS encoding TraB/GumN family protein: protein MTQDNATPLAQDPNALPTTSGPLKTVTVGGTRYTLLGTAHVSAESADDVRQLINSGTFDAVAIELCDARHHSMDNPDAMGEQDLFQVFKQGKAGMVAASLALGAFQQRIAEQSGIQPGAEMRAAVEECRTRKLPLMLVDRDVGITLKRIYRNVPWWQRFSLFSGLIGSVMSRQDVSKEDIEKLKEGDMLEATFSEFAAESEALYTPLIRERDRYMALRLAEEAPPGRYQNVLVVLGAGHLKGTGEHLEAPLPDNPTAERESLEATPPPSKLWKAAPWLITALVITGFVIGFSRNTELGWQLVIEWFLINGILSGGATILALAHPVTVIATFFAAPLTSLNPTIGAGFVAAGVELYMRKPKVRDFSTLRHDVTQLKGWWKNRVSHTLLVFILATVGSAVGTWVAGFRIAGALFGSGAA from the coding sequence ATGACCCAGGATAATGCGACACCGCTGGCGCAAGACCCCAATGCGCTGCCAACTACCAGCGGCCCGTTAAAAACCGTCACCGTTGGCGGCACTCGTTACACCCTTCTCGGCACCGCTCACGTCTCAGCCGAAAGTGCCGATGACGTTCGCCAATTAATCAACAGTGGCACTTTCGATGCCGTTGCCATTGAACTATGCGACGCACGTCATCACAGCATGGATAACCCCGATGCAATGGGGGAGCAGGATCTTTTCCAGGTATTTAAACAGGGTAAAGCGGGCATGGTAGCAGCAAGCCTAGCGCTTGGTGCGTTTCAACAACGGATTGCCGAGCAGTCAGGCATTCAGCCTGGCGCTGAAATGCGTGCAGCAGTAGAAGAGTGCCGTACCCGCAAGCTGCCTTTAATGTTGGTCGATCGCGACGTTGGTATTACGCTAAAACGCATTTACCGCAATGTTCCCTGGTGGCAACGCTTTTCGCTATTTTCGGGGCTAATTGGCAGCGTGATGTCGCGCCAGGATGTCTCTAAAGAAGACATCGAAAAGCTCAAAGAAGGCGACATGTTGGAAGCCACTTTCAGCGAGTTTGCCGCAGAGTCGGAAGCGCTTTATACCCCGCTCATTCGCGAACGCGACCGCTATATGGCACTGCGTTTAGCTGAAGAAGCACCGCCTGGGCGCTACCAAAACGTGTTGGTGGTACTGGGTGCCGGGCATTTAAAAGGCACGGGTGAGCATTTAGAAGCACCGCTTCCCGACAACCCCACTGCAGAGCGTGAGTCACTGGAGGCAACGCCGCCACCGTCTAAACTCTGGAAAGCAGCCCCTTGGCTGATTACCGCGCTGGTTATTACCGGCTTTGTGATCGGATTTTCGCGCAATACCGAGCTTGGCTGGCAGCTAGTGATTGAGTGGTTTTTAATCAACGGCATTTTATCCGGTGGTGCGACCATTCTAGCCCTGGCACACCCAGTAACGGTGATCGCCACCTTCTTTGCTGCTCCGCTGACTTCGCTAAACCCTACCATTGGCGCAGGCTTTGTCGCTGCAGGGGTAGAACTTTACATGCGCAAACCAAAGGTGCGTGATTTTTCGACCCTGCGCCACGATGTTACCCAGCTGAAGGGGTGGTGGAAAAACCGTGTTTCGCACACCCTCCTGGTGTTCATTCTGGCAACCGTTGGCTCAGCGGTGGGCACCTGGGTCGCAGGCTTTAGGATTGCCGGCGCACTGTTCGGTAGCGGCGCGGCCTAA
- a CDS encoding TrkH family potassium uptake protein, which yields MSLRVILRILGLLLMLFSLTMLPPMLISLWFRDGVWHAFMSGIAITVITGLLLYLPNRRAHKELRIRDGFIIAAMFWTVLALFGSLPLMLFGESALGITDAVFESFSGLTTTGATVITGIDFLPESILYYRQQLQWLGGMGIVVLAVAILPTLGVGGMALYRTEIPGPLKDSKLTPRITETAKALWYIYATLTLACMVAYMLAGMDWFDALSHSFSTVAIGGFSTYDASIGYFDSAAIELICIGFMLISAVSFSLHFIAWREKSLLHYFQDPEARFLMIFLSGLTTITVITLWFTGTYDDVEGLRHGLFEVVSVATTAGFAVADFSGWPGALPFLLFVAAFVGGCSGSTAGGMKVIRIILILKQGMREVMRLIHPNAVIAVKVGKVSVPDSIAQAVWGFFSAYVMLFFLMLVGVMATGVDQVTAWSTVGSALNNLGPALGEASSHYGDLPSLAKWILVLAMLLGRLEIFTVLVLFTPAFWRR from the coding sequence ATGAGTTTGCGGGTCATACTACGCATTTTAGGGCTTTTGTTGATGCTATTTAGCCTCACGATGCTCCCACCTATGCTGATATCACTTTGGTTTCGCGATGGTGTTTGGCATGCTTTCATGAGCGGCATCGCCATTACGGTTATCACCGGGCTACTGCTTTACTTACCCAATCGCCGCGCCCACAAAGAGCTGCGGATTCGCGACGGCTTCATTATTGCGGCCATGTTTTGGACCGTACTAGCACTGTTCGGCTCGCTACCGCTGATGTTGTTTGGTGAAAGCGCGCTCGGTATCACTGATGCAGTATTTGAGTCGTTTTCTGGTCTTACCACGACAGGCGCAACCGTGATTACCGGCATCGATTTTCTGCCAGAATCCATCCTTTACTATCGCCAACAGCTACAGTGGTTAGGTGGCATGGGGATTGTGGTATTAGCTGTCGCCATTTTGCCCACGCTAGGTGTTGGCGGTATGGCCCTGTACCGCACTGAAATTCCTGGACCGCTCAAGGATTCAAAGCTAACGCCGCGAATTACCGAAACCGCCAAAGCACTATGGTACATCTACGCAACACTCACGCTGGCCTGTATGGTCGCTTACATGTTGGCAGGCATGGATTGGTTCGATGCATTAAGCCATAGCTTTTCCACTGTTGCGATTGGCGGATTTTCTACGTATGACGCCAGCATAGGCTACTTTGATAGTGCCGCTATTGAGCTTATCTGTATCGGCTTTATGCTGATTTCAGCGGTCAGTTTTAGCCTGCACTTTATTGCTTGGCGTGAAAAAAGCCTACTGCACTATTTTCAAGATCCTGAAGCCCGCTTTTTAATGATATTTCTTAGCGGGTTAACCACAATCACCGTGATTACCCTGTGGTTCACTGGCACCTATGACGATGTTGAAGGGCTGCGCCACGGTCTGTTCGAAGTGGTTTCAGTCGCCACCACAGCAGGCTTTGCGGTTGCCGACTTTTCAGGCTGGCCAGGCGCACTACCCTTTTTGCTATTTGTTGCCGCGTTTGTAGGCGGCTGTTCCGGCTCTACAGCGGGCGGCATGAAAGTAATCCGTATTATTCTAATTTTGAAACAGGGTATGCGTGAAGTTATGCGCCTTATTCACCCCAACGCCGTGATTGCCGTTAAAGTGGGCAAAGTCAGCGTGCCCGATAGTATCGCCCAGGCGGTATGGGGCTTCTTTTCTGCCTACGTTATGCTGTTTTTCCTAATGCTGGTGGGCGTGATGGCTACGGGTGTTGACCAAGTGACTGCTTGGTCCACGGTTGGTTCTGCACTGAACAATTTAGGCCCAGCGCTAGGCGAAGCTAGCAGCCATTATGGCGACTTACCCAGTCTAGCCAAATGGATACTGGTACTGGCTATGCTGCTTGGCCGTTTAGAAATATTCACGGTGCTGGTGCTATTTACGCCGGCATTTTGGCGTCGCTGA